The following proteins are encoded in a genomic region of Paenibacillus sp. FSL H3-0469:
- a CDS encoding DUF1328 domain-containing protein, translating into MLRWSIILLVVALIAGIFGFFNIVAAAVGIAKVLFYIFLILFVVSLFMGRRGRSM; encoded by the coding sequence ATGCTAAGATGGTCTATAATTCTGCTGGTAGTGGCCCTGATTGCGGGTATCTTCGGATTCTTCAATATTGTGGCGGCAGCTGTCGGCATCGCCAAAGTATTGTTCTACATCTTCCTGATCCTCTTCGTGGTCTCACTCTTTATGGGGCGCAGGGGACGATCAATGTAG
- a CDS encoding SH3 domain-containing C40 family peptidase has translation MIVSRKKLTASLWVSASLALSLGVFSPGQAFAATDSSITTLAASAGQTGIIQASVRLRTDPSTSSTVLKYLNKGDQVVILEAANSYWYKVRTAEGIVGYMSSGDSYIRLLTASAPASRTAVIQATVRVRETPATSGQVVGYLYKNDQVTILEETNSYWYKIRMANGTVGYTSSSDQYITAGASSPSAPATPAPTPVPVQTPVPTPVPTPTPAPVPTAGQTAVIERVIAAGMGYLGTPYEFGSSRNDTRTFDCSDFIRQIFMDAADLKLPADSRQQGDWVKQNSGVTTDVSGLKRGDLMFFMDYKGTSPSAYTGINKSTARITHVAMYLGDGKLLHTYSVSSGGVRVDNLSASWMNRFLYGGSVIR, from the coding sequence ATGATCGTATCACGCAAGAAACTTACAGCATCGTTATGGGTTTCCGCATCACTGGCATTATCCTTGGGAGTGTTCAGTCCAGGACAGGCTTTCGCTGCAACGGATTCTTCGATTACAACATTGGCGGCGTCTGCTGGACAGACAGGCATTATTCAAGCTTCGGTCCGGCTGCGCACAGATCCGTCTACCAGCAGCACGGTACTGAAATATCTAAATAAAGGCGACCAGGTCGTTATTCTGGAAGCTGCTAACAGCTACTGGTACAAAGTAAGAACGGCAGAGGGAATTGTGGGGTATATGAGCTCGGGAGATTCCTACATCCGATTGCTTACGGCTTCCGCACCTGCGTCCCGGACAGCGGTGATTCAGGCCACGGTCCGTGTAAGGGAGACCCCTGCAACCAGCGGTCAAGTGGTTGGATATCTCTATAAGAATGACCAGGTAACCATTCTTGAAGAGACCAACAGCTATTGGTACAAAATAAGAATGGCAAACGGGACGGTGGGTTATACCAGCTCATCCGATCAATATATTACAGCGGGTGCTTCATCGCCGTCTGCTCCAGCCACTCCAGCTCCAACACCGGTACCTGTTCAGACGCCGGTGCCGACGCCTGTTCCAACACCAACACCGGCACCTGTACCTACAGCCGGGCAGACGGCTGTGATTGAACGTGTGATCGCAGCGGGGATGGGCTATCTGGGTACACCATATGAATTTGGTTCCAGCCGTAATGATACGCGTACCTTCGATTGTTCGGATTTCATCCGCCAGATCTTCATGGATGCAGCGGACTTGAAGCTGCCTGCCGATTCCCGGCAGCAAGGGGACTGGGTGAAGCAGAACAGTGGTGTAACTACGGATGTATCCGGCTTGAAGCGGGGCGATTTGATGTTCTTCATGGATTATAAAGGAACTTCTCCCTCTGCTTATACCGGAATCAACAAGTCTACGGCAAGAATTACGCATGTCGCCATGTATTTAGGTGACGGGAAGCTGCTGCATACCTATTCAGTAAGCTCCGGCGGTGTAAGAGTAGATAATCTTAGCGCTTCTTGGATGAACCGTTTCCTGTACGGAGGCTCGGTCATCCGCTAA
- a CDS encoding cation diffusion facilitator family transporter, giving the protein MTDIYEDIRKGEKGALVSIAAYLILSAFKLICGYLFASSALLADGFNNLTDIVASLAVLIGLRISRKPPDSDHTYGHFRAETIAALMASFIMALVGIQVIVEAVRSLFEGEKATPQLWSAGVALVCAVAMMGVYIYNKRLAERINNHALMAAAKDNFSDAIVSVGAAVGIVGAQFGLPWIDSAAAIGVGLLIIKTAWDIFRDSTYRLTDGFDEDKLLDLRSTIARTPGVEGIKDLKARVHGNHVLVDVVVEVNARMTVMEGHEISDSIEERMTKLHNIMHVQVHVEPKE; this is encoded by the coding sequence ATGACCGACATTTATGAAGATATTCGCAAGGGTGAGAAGGGTGCGCTGGTCAGTATCGCCGCTTATCTGATTCTGTCAGCCTTTAAGCTGATCTGCGGCTACCTGTTCGCCTCCAGCGCGCTCCTGGCGGACGGATTCAACAATTTAACTGATATTGTGGCCTCGCTGGCGGTGCTGATCGGGCTGCGCATCTCGCGGAAGCCGCCGGATTCCGATCACACCTACGGACATTTCCGGGCCGAGACGATTGCGGCCCTGATGGCCTCTTTTATTATGGCGCTGGTGGGCATTCAGGTTATTGTGGAGGCGGTGCGTTCGCTGTTCGAGGGCGAGAAGGCCACGCCGCAGCTCTGGTCTGCGGGTGTTGCGCTGGTGTGTGCGGTAGCGATGATGGGGGTATATATATATAACAAGCGACTGGCAGAGCGAATTAATAACCACGCGCTGATGGCTGCTGCGAAGGATAATTTCTCGGATGCCATTGTAAGCGTTGGGGCAGCTGTAGGGATTGTAGGGGCGCAGTTCGGACTGCCGTGGATTGATTCGGCGGCTGCTATCGGAGTCGGCTTGCTGATTATCAAGACAGCCTGGGATATTTTCCGCGATTCCACGTACCGGCTGACGGACGGCTTTGACGAAGATAAGCTGCTTGACCTGCGAAGCACCATTGCCCGGACCCCTGGCGTAGAGGGAATCAAGGATTTGAAGGCCCGTGTACACGGCAATCATGTGCTGGTGGATGTAGTCGTAGAGGTGAATGCCCGCATGACAGTCATGGAAGGGCATGAGATCAGCGATTCGATTGAAGAGCGGATGACCAAGCTGCACAACATTATGCATGTGCAAGTTCACGTGGAGCCCAAGGAGTAA
- a CDS encoding ATP-binding cassette domain-containing protein, protein MISTSGITLRYGKRALFEDVNIKFTPGNCYGLIGANGAGKSTFLKILSGEIEANIGDVHITPGERLAVLKQNHFEYDEFQVLETVIMGHTRLYEIMKEKDALYAKSDFTEADGLRAGELEGEFAELNGWDAEPDAAAMLIGLGIMREMHDKKMAELSGNEKVRVLLAQALFGRPNNLLLDEPTNHLDLESIGWLENFLMDYEGTVIVVSHDRHFLNKVCTHIADIDFGKIQMYVGNYDFWYESSQLAQALQRDANKKKEDKMKELQAFIQRFSANASKSKQATSRKKQLEKITLDDIRPSNRKYPFLNFKPEREAGKQLLTISGLTKSVDGEKVLDEVSFVVNKGDKIAFVGPYSQPKSLLFDVIMGEKEADEGEYTWGVTTTQAYFPKDNSKYFDGVNMNLVEWLRQYSKDQDETFLRGFLGRMLFAGEEALKKASVLSGGEKVRCMLAKMMLNGANVLVFDEPTNHLDLESITALNNGLIDFDGTILFTSHDHQFIQTIANRIIEITPAGIIDRTMSYDEYLENPEIKEMRARMYPVEV, encoded by the coding sequence ATGATTAGCACAAGCGGTATAACACTCCGCTACGGAAAACGCGCACTATTTGAGGATGTAAACATAAAATTCACACCCGGCAACTGCTACGGTCTGATTGGCGCGAACGGCGCCGGCAAATCGACCTTCCTAAAGATTCTGTCCGGAGAGATCGAAGCGAACATCGGCGATGTGCATATCACACCCGGTGAACGGCTGGCCGTACTGAAACAGAACCATTTCGAGTATGACGAGTTTCAGGTGCTGGAGACCGTAATTATGGGTCATACCCGCCTGTATGAAATTATGAAGGAAAAGGACGCCCTGTACGCAAAGAGCGACTTCACCGAAGCAGACGGACTTCGCGCCGGTGAGCTGGAAGGCGAATTCGCGGAGCTGAACGGCTGGGATGCAGAGCCTGATGCTGCTGCTATGCTGATTGGTCTTGGGATCATGCGTGAGATGCACGACAAGAAAATGGCCGAACTCAGCGGCAACGAGAAGGTACGGGTCCTGCTGGCCCAGGCCCTGTTCGGACGTCCGAACAACCTGCTGCTCGATGAGCCTACCAACCATTTGGATCTTGAATCGATTGGCTGGCTGGAGAATTTCCTCATGGACTACGAAGGCACCGTTATCGTGGTATCCCATGACCGTCACTTCCTGAACAAGGTCTGTACGCATATTGCGGATATCGATTTCGGCAAAATCCAAATGTATGTCGGCAACTACGACTTCTGGTATGAATCCAGCCAATTGGCCCAGGCACTGCAGCGCGATGCCAACAAGAAGAAGGAAGACAAGATGAAGGAGCTGCAAGCCTTCATTCAGCGCTTCTCGGCCAATGCCTCGAAATCGAAGCAGGCGACTTCCCGTAAGAAGCAGCTCGAGAAGATTACCCTGGATGACATCCGTCCGTCCAACCGTAAATACCCGTTCCTGAACTTCAAGCCTGAACGTGAAGCCGGCAAACAGCTGCTTACGATCAGCGGCCTGACCAAGTCGGTGGACGGCGAGAAGGTACTGGATGAAGTCAGCTTTGTAGTCAACAAAGGGGATAAGATCGCTTTTGTAGGACCGTATTCCCAGCCTAAATCTCTGCTGTTCGATGTGATTATGGGTGAGAAGGAAGCAGATGAGGGTGAATATACTTGGGGGGTGACCACAACCCAGGCGTATTTCCCTAAGGATAACTCCAAGTACTTCGACGGGGTGAACATGAACCTGGTTGAATGGCTGCGCCAGTATTCCAAGGATCAGGACGAAACCTTCCTGCGCGGATTCCTCGGCCGGATGCTGTTCGCCGGCGAAGAAGCACTGAAGAAGGCAAGCGTATTGTCCGGGGGTGAGAAGGTCCGCTGTATGCTGGCCAAGATGATGCTGAACGGAGCGAACGTACTGGTATTCGATGAGCCTACCAATCACTTGGACCTGGAATCGATCACCGCGCTCAATAACGGCCTGATTGACTTTGACGGCACGATCCTGTTCACCTCCCATGACCATCAGTTCATTCAGACGATTGCCAACCGCATCATTGAGATTACACCGGCTGGCATCATTGACCGTACGATGAGCTATGATGAGTATCTGGAGAACCCGGAGATTAAGGAAATGCGTGCCCGCATGTATCCTGTAGAGGTTTAA
- a CDS encoding MBL fold metallo-hydrolase, which translates to MARIRYNNIDNVSTDKTLKEFRQWREDRRKKKKDYTYKVPNHPPRLDYLAGNRLETTITWIGHSTFFLQYEGLNIITDPIWARRLGFEKRIGQPGIPLADIPPIDLILISHSHYDHLHIASIRKLYRAGTTIVVPAGLKRKMLRKGFPNCREMQWWQEITLGAVKLTFVPTQHWTRRTPFDTNSSHWGGYVLQPADPQKHPEGEEGKAQHKLLPPNLYFAGDSGFFPGFKEIGRRFKLHVALMPIGAYEPEWFMNSQHVNPEEAVQAFLDVGAELMIPMHFGTFRLADDTAREALDRMEQARVAQGLGEERIRTLGYGETLVVQPEERPAGQ; encoded by the coding sequence ATGGCCAGAATACGTTACAACAACATCGATAATGTCAGCACCGATAAAACACTTAAGGAATTCCGCCAATGGCGTGAGGACCGCCGCAAGAAAAAGAAGGATTACACCTATAAAGTGCCGAATCATCCGCCGCGCCTCGACTATCTGGCCGGGAACCGGCTGGAGACGACGATTACGTGGATCGGGCATTCCACTTTTTTTCTGCAATACGAAGGGCTTAATATCATCACCGACCCGATCTGGGCACGGCGGCTGGGCTTCGAGAAGCGGATCGGTCAGCCGGGCATTCCGCTCGCGGATATCCCGCCGATCGATCTGATTCTGATCTCCCATTCCCACTATGACCATCTGCATATCGCGTCCATCCGCAAGCTGTACCGGGCAGGAACAACCATTGTGGTGCCTGCCGGGCTTAAGCGCAAAATGCTCCGCAAAGGCTTCCCGAACTGCCGGGAAATGCAGTGGTGGCAGGAGATTACGCTGGGCGCCGTCAAGCTGACGTTTGTCCCGACCCAGCACTGGACGCGCAGAACGCCGTTCGATACGAATTCCTCGCACTGGGGCGGTTATGTGCTTCAGCCGGCAGACCCGCAGAAGCACCCGGAGGGGGAGGAGGGCAAGGCGCAGCATAAGCTGCTTCCGCCGAACCTCTATTTTGCCGGAGACAGCGGCTTCTTCCCGGGCTTCAAGGAAATCGGCAGACGCTTCAAGCTGCATGTCGCGCTGATGCCGATTGGCGCTTATGAGCCTGAATGGTTCATGAACTCCCAGCATGTGAATCCCGAGGAGGCCGTGCAGGCCTTCCTTGATGTAGGCGCCGAACTGATGATTCCGATGCACTTCGGAACCTTCAGGCTGGCCGATGATACCGCGCGCGAAGCGCTGGACCGGATGGAGCAGGCGAGGGTGGCGCAAGGGCTTGGTGAGGAGCGTATCCGTACCTTGGGCTATGGGGAGACACTGGTCGTCCAGCCTGAGGAACGCCCGGCGGGGCAATAA
- a CDS encoding virulence factor, producing MKITFIEPTPSPNTMKLHLDESLAPGIRRTYTPETRRSAPSWAQEMLEIPGVTSIYHAADFAALERKGSADWAAILREVQNRFGADGLSAEYSLGDENDGAHFGESQVFVQMFRGIPIQIRVKTGAKEERIALSSRFTQAVTDVASAVMIKERKLSDYGVRYGEPPEIAREVEQELEAAYPQERLDSLVQQAIAHGAAGEFVEQRHKKEQAELLRDLHDEDWRVRYAALEDLAPGEQLLPELRAALHDPKLQIRRLAVVYLGDIRTPGAMELLYEAMKDSAPAVRRTAGDTLSDIGDPAATPVMTASLSDASKLVRWRAARFLYEVGTAEAQEALSVAAEDPEFEVGLQAKMALERILSGEEAAGTVWQQMSERRRS from the coding sequence ATGAAGATCACCTTTATTGAACCGACCCCCAGTCCAAATACCATGAAGCTTCATCTGGACGAAAGCCTTGCCCCCGGTATCCGCCGGACCTATACCCCGGAGACCCGGCGCTCCGCCCCTTCCTGGGCGCAGGAGATGCTGGAGATTCCTGGCGTCACCAGTATTTATCATGCCGCTGATTTCGCCGCGCTGGAACGCAAGGGCAGCGCGGACTGGGCAGCGATTCTGCGCGAGGTCCAGAACCGCTTCGGGGCGGACGGCCTCAGCGCGGAATATAGTCTTGGCGATGAGAATGACGGCGCCCACTTCGGGGAGTCCCAGGTCTTCGTGCAGATGTTCCGCGGCATCCCGATTCAGATCCGGGTCAAGACCGGCGCGAAGGAGGAGCGCATCGCCCTCTCCAGCCGCTTCACCCAGGCGGTGACCGATGTGGCCAGCGCCGTGATGATCAAGGAGCGCAAGCTCAGCGATTACGGCGTGCGCTACGGCGAGCCGCCGGAGATTGCCCGCGAGGTCGAGCAGGAGCTGGAAGCGGCGTATCCGCAGGAACGCCTCGACTCCCTCGTGCAGCAGGCCATCGCGCACGGGGCTGCCGGCGAGTTCGTCGAGCAGCGGCACAAGAAAGAGCAGGCCGAGCTGCTGCGCGACCTGCACGATGAAGACTGGCGCGTGCGCTATGCCGCGCTGGAGGATTTGGCGCCGGGCGAGCAGCTCCTGCCGGAGCTGCGGGCGGCGCTGCACGACCCCAAGCTGCAGATCCGCAGGCTTGCGGTCGTGTACCTGGGCGACATCCGCACGCCAGGTGCGATGGAGCTGCTCTATGAGGCGATGAAGGACAGCGCCCCGGCCGTGCGGCGCACCGCCGGGGACACGCTCTCCGACATCGGCGACCCGGCAGCGACGCCGGTGATGACGGCGTCGCTGAGTGATGCCAGCAAGCTGGTGCGCTGGCGGGCGGCACGCTTCCTCTACGAAGTCGGGACCGCCGAGGCCCAGGAAGCGCTGAGCGTTGCTGCCGAAGACCCCGAATTCGAGGTCGGGCTCCAGGCCAAGATGGCGCTGGAGCGGATTCTGTCCGGCGAGGAAGCGGCGGGCACGGTCTGGCAGCAGATGTCAGAGCGCCGGCGGAGCTGA
- a CDS encoding amino acid permease has protein sequence MQEQQPKRPAVQAGNANTPGLRKSFKARHLTMIALGGSIGTGLFLASGGAIASSGPGGALLAYTAVGIMVYFLMTSLGELATYLPDSGSFSTYGTRFVSPAFGFAIGWNFWYNWAVTIAAELSAATVIIKYWFPDSPSFLWSLLFLALMFGLNFLSARGYGESEYWFAIIKIITVVVFLTVGVLMIFGILGGKAVGFSNFQLGGSSFHGGFFAFVGVFMAAGFSFQGTELVGVAAGESENPRRNVPIAIRQVFWRILIFYIFAIAVIGMLIPYTNPDLLRGGIDDIGVSPFTIVFNKAGLAIAASVMNAVILSSVLSAGNSGMYASTRVLYAMAKDGMAPRVLGKLNRRGVPVGALLVTTAVGMLAFLASFFGDGAVYNWLLNASGMCGFINWLGIAVCHYRFRRAFVKQGHSLEELPYRARWFPFGPLFAFALCMVAVFGQNMGAFTGAKIDWYGILVSYVSVPLFLLIWLGYGWFRKSSLIPLDKCDLSTHTD, from the coding sequence ATGCAAGAACAGCAGCCTAAACGGCCGGCAGTACAGGCAGGTAACGCCAATACGCCAGGCCTGCGCAAATCCTTCAAAGCAAGACATCTGACCATGATCGCCCTCGGCGGCTCGATCGGAACCGGACTGTTCCTCGCCAGCGGCGGGGCCATAGCCTCCTCCGGTCCGGGCGGAGCACTGCTCGCCTACACGGCCGTCGGTATTATGGTCTATTTTCTGATGACCAGCCTTGGGGAGCTGGCCACCTATCTGCCCGATTCCGGTTCCTTCAGCACTTATGGTACACGGTTCGTCAGCCCCGCCTTCGGCTTCGCTATCGGCTGGAACTTTTGGTACAACTGGGCAGTGACCATTGCAGCCGAACTCTCAGCAGCTACCGTTATCATTAAGTACTGGTTCCCGGACAGTCCTTCGTTCCTGTGGAGTCTGCTCTTCCTGGCGCTCATGTTCGGCCTGAACTTCCTGTCTGCGCGGGGGTACGGTGAGTCAGAATACTGGTTCGCCATTATCAAGATTATTACGGTGGTCGTCTTCCTGACGGTCGGCGTCCTGATGATCTTCGGGATTCTGGGCGGCAAGGCGGTGGGCTTCAGCAACTTCCAGCTAGGAGGCAGTTCCTTCCATGGCGGCTTCTTCGCCTTCGTCGGGGTCTTCATGGCCGCCGGTTTCTCCTTCCAGGGAACAGAGCTGGTCGGTGTCGCCGCAGGGGAGAGCGAGAATCCGCGCCGCAACGTGCCGATCGCGATCCGCCAGGTGTTCTGGCGCATCCTGATCTTCTATATTTTCGCGATTGCCGTCATCGGTATGCTGATTCCTTATACGAATCCCGATCTGCTCCGCGGCGGCATTGATGATATCGGCGTCAGCCCGTTCACCATCGTCTTCAACAAAGCAGGGCTGGCGATTGCCGCCTCGGTAATGAATGCCGTTATCCTCAGCTCCGTGCTGTCTGCCGGGAACTCCGGGATGTACGCCTCCACCCGTGTCCTGTACGCCATGGCCAAGGATGGAATGGCACCGCGCGTGCTCGGCAAGCTGAACCGCAGAGGCGTTCCTGTAGGCGCACTGCTCGTGACAACCGCTGTCGGCATGCTCGCCTTCCTCGCCTCCTTCTTCGGAGACGGCGCAGTGTACAATTGGCTGCTTAACGCTTCCGGGATGTGCGGCTTCATCAACTGGCTCGGAATTGCCGTCTGCCATTACCGGTTCCGCCGGGCCTTTGTGAAGCAGGGCCATTCCCTGGAGGAGCTGCCTTACCGGGCAAGATGGTTCCCGTTCGGTCCGCTGTTTGCCTTCGCTCTGTGTATGGTCGCCGTATTCGGCCAGAACATGGGTGCCTTCACCGGTGCGAAGATCGACTGGTACGGCATTCTGGTCTCCTACGTCAGCGTGCCGCTGTTCCTGCTGATCTGGCTGGGCTATGGCTGGTTCCGCAAAAGCAGTCTTATCCCGCTGGATAAGTGTGATCTGAGCACCCACACAGACTGA
- a CDS encoding MerR family transcriptional regulator — protein MQISEVATQVGLPISTLRYYEKMGIITEEYILREENNYRNYVPETVQYIEVVKNCIAVGFSIQDIKDMIAKHGMSKDEQARIIHHKIAEIENTQKKMEASKQSLYNILDMNITCEDGFGKT, from the coding sequence ATGCAGATCAGTGAAGTCGCAACACAGGTGGGCCTTCCTATTTCAACCCTGCGTTATTATGAGAAAATGGGCATCATTACGGAGGAGTATATCCTCAGAGAAGAGAATAATTACCGGAATTATGTCCCGGAAACCGTTCAATATATCGAAGTGGTAAAGAATTGTATAGCGGTTGGATTTTCAATTCAGGATATTAAAGACATGATTGCCAAGCATGGAATGTCCAAGGATGAGCAAGCACGCATTATACATCACAAAATAGCAGAGATTGAAAACACGCAGAAAAAAATGGAGGCTTCCAAGCAATCTCTGTACAATATTCTGGACATGAACATAACGTGTGAGGACGGGTTCGGAAAAACCTGA
- a CDS encoding DUF3889 domain-containing protein has product MKMKKNWMIALLMLLLVTAAPVSRSSAAPDYARWGTIAVKETQQKYNAEIIDYKHIGRTQIKPKLTEEKFKLLVRSKTGREFGVVVMVRFNPSTNKLQTIQFLETTA; this is encoded by the coding sequence ATGAAAATGAAAAAAAACTGGATGATAGCCTTGCTGATGCTCCTGCTTGTCACCGCCGCCCCTGTTAGCCGGAGCTCCGCTGCGCCTGACTATGCCCGGTGGGGAACCATCGCCGTGAAGGAGACGCAGCAGAAATATAACGCCGAAATCATCGATTACAAGCACATCGGCCGGACCCAGATCAAGCCAAAGCTTACCGAAGAGAAGTTCAAGCTGCTGGTCCGCAGCAAAACGGGCCGGGAATTCGGCGTAGTCGTGATGGTCCGCTTCAACCCTTCAACAAACAAGCTTCAGACCATTCAATTCCTGGAAACCACTGCTTGA
- a CDS encoding transglutaminase domain-containing protein gives MGKRYRSLMKTAVGLMLVCAAIPPAMYWGYEHAYAAADSAVVQTTQGMTQKLAGAMSNRRETITFTYQGKTAKLKSEIQTAINQAMGSDPYLYYIIDSYAFSYRGSTRAVHVTVQVEYRETLQQTAYVNKQVKAILQQIITPGMNNHQKVKAIHDWVVLNLEYDHSHRKYTAYEGLQTGSAVCQGYTLLTYKLLLGAGIPNRIVEGTARAADGVTQSHAWNLVLLNGAWYHLDTTWDDPDPSPEGGISTLYYMRTDAQMRLDHTWTKSYPAASTSYAQTLTKLVNQGGQGVEAYKTLQKDLNYWLYEENQVISSAEQLKKLAKQAAEAGQQSLLFRYRGSDKLLRQDLQVLYGLGLNNLAFNSSPFENTGDLKVYVTWK, from the coding sequence ATGGGGAAGAGATATAGATCGCTGATGAAGACGGCGGTTGGACTTATGCTTGTGTGTGCAGCTATACCGCCTGCGATGTACTGGGGATACGAGCATGCGTATGCTGCAGCGGATTCGGCGGTGGTGCAGACCACACAAGGAATGACGCAGAAGCTGGCCGGAGCAATGAGTAACCGCAGAGAGACGATCACCTTCACTTATCAGGGCAAGACCGCCAAGCTGAAAAGTGAGATCCAGACGGCCATCAATCAGGCGATGGGGAGCGACCCGTACCTGTATTATATTATTGACAGCTATGCTTTCTCTTACCGTGGAAGCACACGGGCTGTTCATGTGACGGTTCAGGTGGAATACCGGGAGACGCTGCAGCAGACGGCATATGTTAACAAGCAGGTGAAGGCTATTCTGCAGCAGATCATAACACCGGGGATGAACAATCACCAGAAGGTAAAAGCGATCCATGACTGGGTCGTGCTGAATTTGGAATACGATCACTCGCACCGCAAATACACCGCTTATGAGGGACTTCAGACTGGGAGTGCGGTCTGCCAAGGCTATACGCTGCTAACCTATAAGCTGCTGCTGGGGGCGGGAATTCCGAACAGGATTGTGGAAGGGACGGCCAGGGCCGCAGACGGTGTGACTCAGTCGCATGCCTGGAATCTGGTGCTTTTGAATGGGGCATGGTATCATCTCGACACCACCTGGGATGACCCGGACCCGAGTCCGGAGGGTGGAATCAGTACGCTCTATTATATGAGGACCGATGCCCAGATGCGCCTTGACCACACTTGGACCAAGTCCTATCCGGCGGCCTCCACCAGTTATGCCCAGACCTTGACTAAGCTGGTTAATCAAGGGGGCCAGGGGGTGGAGGCATACAAGACGCTGCAGAAGGACCTGAATTACTGGCTGTACGAGGAGAATCAGGTGATTTCGTCGGCGGAACAGCTCAAGAAGCTTGCGAAGCAGGCGGCAGAGGCCGGACAGCAATCGCTGCTGTTCCGCTATCGCGGAAGCGACAAGCTGCTGAGACAGGATCTGCAGGTGCTCTACGGTCTGGGACTGAACAACTTGGCCTTCAACAGCTCGCCGTTCGAGAATACAGGAGATCTTAAGGTATATGTGACCTGGAAATAA